The following coding sequences lie in one Variovorax terrae genomic window:
- a CDS encoding nitrite/sulfite reductase — MYQYTSFDKQFIQLRAAQYRDQLERNLAGTLGDAEFRPLRLQNGWYVQRYAPMLRVAVPYGELSSEQLRVLARVAREYDQPDAALLADAQATQDKLGPIPLRNGKQIGSRLKHGYGHFTTRTNVQFNWIPLNRSADVMELLASVNMHGIQTSGNVIRNITSDELAGIAVDEIADPRPFCEILRQWSTLHPEFAFLPRKFKIAVNGAREDRTAIGWYDVGLQLLRDAQGELGFKVLVGGGMGRTPVIGSVVREFLPWHQLMNYLEAVIRVYNRYGRRDNAWKARIKILVKAEGQRYIDQVEEEYRQIVEVDGAPHTITQAEYDRVAASFVPPKLDCNRSDAETKIAHILRAAAEDDIEFGRWLQQNVAPHKNPDLRAVTLSFKRLGQAPGDATADQLDIAADLADQFSAGEARVTHEQNLLLPWVRCDQLPELWKAARKAGLARPNIGLLTDLIACPGGDFCSLANARSIPVAEAITERYQDLDELHDLGEIDLHISGCINSCGHHHSGHIGILGVDKDGQEWYQVTLGGADGSALSGPATPGKVVGPSFSAAEVPEVIEAVLGTYRDQRQLVDGPGGPKHETFIATLRRVGIEPFKAAANAARFSQKQAA; from the coding sequence ATGTACCAATACACTTCCTTCGACAAGCAATTCATCCAGCTGCGCGCCGCGCAGTACCGCGACCAGCTCGAACGCAATCTGGCCGGCACCCTCGGCGATGCCGAATTCCGCCCGCTGCGCCTGCAGAACGGCTGGTACGTGCAGCGCTACGCGCCCATGCTGCGCGTAGCCGTGCCCTACGGCGAGCTGTCCAGCGAGCAACTGCGCGTGCTGGCCCGGGTGGCCCGCGAGTACGACCAGCCCGATGCCGCCCTGCTGGCCGACGCCCAGGCCACGCAGGACAAGCTGGGCCCGATCCCGCTGCGCAATGGCAAGCAGATCGGCTCGCGGCTCAAGCACGGCTACGGCCACTTCACCACCCGCACCAACGTGCAGTTCAACTGGATTCCACTGAACCGCAGCGCCGACGTGATGGAGCTGCTGGCCAGCGTCAACATGCACGGCATCCAGACCAGCGGCAACGTGATCCGCAACATCACCAGCGACGAGCTGGCCGGCATCGCGGTGGACGAGATCGCCGACCCGCGCCCGTTCTGCGAGATCCTGCGCCAGTGGAGCACGCTGCACCCCGAGTTCGCGTTCCTGCCGCGCAAGTTCAAGATCGCCGTGAACGGCGCGCGCGAGGACCGCACCGCGATCGGCTGGTACGACGTGGGCCTGCAGCTGCTGCGCGACGCGCAGGGCGAGCTGGGCTTCAAGGTGCTGGTCGGCGGCGGCATGGGCCGCACGCCGGTGATCGGCAGCGTGGTGCGCGAGTTCCTGCCCTGGCACCAGCTCATGAACTACCTGGAGGCCGTGATCCGCGTCTACAACCGCTACGGCCGGCGCGACAACGCCTGGAAGGCGCGCATCAAGATCCTCGTCAAGGCCGAGGGCCAGCGCTACATCGACCAGGTGGAAGAGGAATACCGGCAGATCGTCGAGGTGGACGGCGCGCCGCACACCATCACCCAGGCCGAGTACGACCGCGTGGCCGCCTCGTTCGTGCCGCCCAAGCTCGACTGCAACCGCTCGGACGCCGAGACCAAGATCGCCCACATCCTGCGCGCCGCCGCCGAGGACGACATCGAGTTCGGCCGCTGGCTGCAGCAGAACGTGGCGCCGCACAAGAACCCCGACCTGCGCGCCGTCACCCTGTCGTTCAAGCGCCTGGGCCAGGCGCCCGGCGACGCCACGGCCGACCAGCTCGACATCGCCGCCGACCTGGCCGACCAGTTCAGCGCCGGCGAAGCCCGCGTCACGCACGAGCAGAACCTGCTGCTGCCCTGGGTCCGCTGCGACCAGTTGCCCGAGCTCTGGAAGGCCGCGCGCAAGGCCGGCCTGGCACGCCCCAACATCGGCCTGCTGACCGACCTGATCGCGTGCCCCGGCGGCGACTTCTGCTCGCTCGCGAACGCGCGCTCCATTCCGGTGGCCGAGGCCATCACCGAGCGCTACCAGGACCTGGACGAGCTGCACGACCTGGGCGAGATCGACCTGCACATCAGCGGCTGCATCAACTCCTGCGGCCACCACCACAGCGGCCACATCGGCATCCTGGGCGTGGACAAGGACGGCCAGGAGTGGTACCAGGTCACGCTCGGCGGCGCCGACGGCTCGGCCCTGTCCGGCCCGGCCACGCCCGGCAAGGTGGTCGGCCCCTCGTTCAGCGCGGCCGAAGTGCCGGAGGTGATCGAGGCCGTGCTCGGCACCTATCGCGACCAGCGCCAGCTGGTGGACGGCCCCGGCGGCCCGAAGCACGAGACCTTCATCGCCACGCTGCGCCGCGTCGGCATCGAACCCTTCAAGGCGGCCGCCAATGCGGCGCGCTTCAGCCAGAAACAAGCAGCCTGA
- a CDS encoding sulfite exporter TauE/SafE family protein, with protein sequence MHDFAFIFAGFFVGFVVGLTGVGGGSLMTPLLIFMFGVKPYLAIGTDLLFAAFTKFGGSISLARARAIDWPVVLRTASGSVPAALATLYVLHRIGPAGAAVQQVMTTTLGVALLLTAVATLYKAIAGKSAPREIEPAALARAAQPRHWALPVLFGAVIGVLVTLTSVGAGAIGVLVLMLLYPALPLPRIVAADIAHAVPLTLVAGLGHASIGSVDWPLLVKLLAGSLPGIWLGSRLVLKAPDRVIRSLLSALLAYAGVKLMAI encoded by the coding sequence ATGCATGACTTCGCGTTCATCTTCGCCGGCTTCTTCGTCGGCTTCGTCGTCGGCCTGACCGGCGTCGGCGGCGGCTCGCTCATGACGCCGCTGCTGATTTTCATGTTCGGCGTCAAGCCCTACCTGGCCATCGGCACCGACCTGCTGTTCGCCGCCTTCACCAAATTCGGCGGCTCGATCAGCCTGGCCCGCGCCCGCGCCATCGACTGGCCGGTGGTGCTGCGCACGGCCTCGGGCAGCGTGCCGGCCGCGCTGGCCACCCTCTATGTGCTGCACCGCATCGGGCCGGCCGGCGCCGCCGTGCAGCAGGTGATGACCACCACGCTCGGCGTCGCCCTGCTGCTGACCGCCGTGGCCACGCTCTACAAGGCGATTGCCGGCAAGTCGGCGCCGCGCGAGATCGAGCCGGCCGCCCTGGCACGGGCCGCCCAGCCCCGCCACTGGGCGCTGCCGGTGCTGTTCGGCGCGGTGATCGGGGTGCTGGTCACGCTCACCTCGGTCGGTGCCGGCGCCATCGGCGTGCTGGTGCTGATGCTGCTGTACCCGGCGCTGCCGCTGCCGCGCATCGTGGCCGCCGACATCGCCCACGCCGTGCCGCTGACGCTGGTGGCGGGCCTGGGCCACGCCTCCATCGGCTCGGTCGACTGGCCGCTGCTGGTCAAGCTGCTGGCGGGCTCGCTGCCCGGCATCTGGCTCGGCTCGCGCCTGGTGCTCAAGGCGCCCGACCGCGTGATCCGCTCCCTGCTGTCCGCGCTGCTGGCCTATGCCGGCGTCAAGCTGATGGCGATCTGA
- the fdxA gene encoding ferredoxin FdxA, producing MTHVVTESCIRCKYTDCVDVCPVDCFREGPNMLVIDPDECIDCAVCIPECPVNAIYAEEDVPANQIAFIKLNVELSQQAGWKSITKRKPALPEAEEWKDVTDKIGELVR from the coding sequence ATGACTCACGTCGTCACCGAATCCTGTATCCGCTGCAAGTACACCGACTGTGTGGATGTCTGCCCCGTGGACTGTTTCCGCGAAGGTCCCAACATGCTGGTGATCGACCCCGATGAATGCATCGACTGCGCGGTCTGCATCCCCGAATGCCCGGTCAACGCGATCTATGCCGAAGAAGACGTGCCGGCCAACCAGATCGCCTTCATCAAGCTCAACGTCGAGCTGAGCCAGCAGGCGGGCTGGAAGAGCATCACCAAACGCAAGCCCGCGCTGCCCGAAGCCGAGGAATGGAAGGACGTCACGGACAAGATCGGCGAACTCGTCCGCTGA
- a CDS encoding phosphoadenylyl-sulfate reductase — MGAVDLHARASAGFEAKLEETSRLLIRAAAEFTPVTQASSLGAEDVVITHLINRLELGIPVFVLDTGMLHPQTLELLRQTQATSKTPVTVYHPVNESVVQFVAREGQEAMYRSVELRKACCHIRKVEPLERALRGQRAWITGLRREQSNARAEVPLIDTSDEAQTGRAKLNPLANWTWGDVWHYIQQNQVAYNPLHDEFYPSIGCAPCTRAIALGEDFRAGRWWWEDEAAKECGLHVKGDSSPLATNLPKEGVAA, encoded by the coding sequence ATGGGAGCCGTCGACCTGCACGCACGCGCCTCGGCCGGCTTCGAGGCCAAGCTCGAGGAAACCTCGCGCCTGCTGATCCGCGCCGCGGCCGAGTTCACGCCCGTGACCCAGGCCTCCAGCCTGGGCGCCGAGGATGTGGTCATCACCCACCTGATCAACCGCCTGGAGCTCGGCATCCCGGTGTTCGTGCTCGACACTGGCATGCTGCACCCGCAAACGCTGGAACTGCTGCGGCAGACCCAGGCCACCTCGAAAACGCCGGTCACGGTCTACCACCCGGTGAACGAGTCGGTGGTGCAGTTCGTGGCGCGCGAGGGCCAGGAAGCGATGTACCGCAGCGTCGAGCTGCGCAAGGCCTGCTGCCACATCCGCAAGGTCGAGCCGCTGGAGCGCGCCCTGCGCGGCCAGCGCGCCTGGATCACGGGCCTGCGCCGCGAGCAGTCGAACGCGCGCGCCGAGGTGCCGCTGATCGACACGAGCGACGAAGCGCAAACCGGCCGGGCCAAGCTCAACCCGCTGGCCAACTGGACCTGGGGCGACGTCTGGCACTACATCCAGCAGAACCAGGTGGCCTACAACCCGCTGCACGACGAGTTCTATCCCAGCATCGGCTGCGCGCCCTGCACGCGCGCCATCGCGCTCGGCGAGGACTTCCGCGCCGGCCGCTGGTGGTGGGAAGACGAAGCCGCCAAGGAATGCGGCCTGCATGTCAAGGGCGACAGCTCGCCCCTCGCAACGAATCTACCCAAGGAAGGGGTGGCCGCATGA
- the cysD gene encoding sulfate adenylyltransferase subunit CysD translates to MNARTEPELLHHLSNAHLDALEEETIFILREVAAAFERPALLFSGGKDSLVMLRCAEKAFGAGRLPYPLLMIDTGHNFPEVTDFRDQRARELGAELIVRSVEDSMKRGTVRLAHPGESRNVHQSVTLLEAIDEFRFDALIGGARRDEEKARAKERIFSHRDSFGQWQPKAQRPELWTLFNTRLAPGEHFRVFPISNWTELDVWQYIERERIALPSIYYTHPREVVERRGLLVPVTELTPPRDGETVVTRDVRFRTVGDITCTCPVESLAATAGDIVIETLAADVSERGATRMDDKTSDASMEKRKKDGYF, encoded by the coding sequence ATGAACGCGCGCACCGAACCCGAACTGCTGCACCACCTGAGCAATGCCCACCTCGACGCGCTCGAGGAGGAAACCATCTTCATCCTGCGCGAAGTGGCCGCCGCGTTCGAGCGCCCGGCCCTGCTGTTCTCGGGCGGCAAGGATTCGCTGGTGATGCTGCGCTGCGCCGAGAAGGCCTTTGGCGCGGGCCGCCTGCCCTACCCGCTGCTGATGATCGACACCGGCCACAACTTCCCCGAGGTCACCGACTTCCGCGACCAGCGCGCCCGGGAGCTCGGCGCCGAGCTGATCGTGCGCAGCGTCGAGGACTCGATGAAGCGCGGCACCGTGCGGCTGGCGCATCCGGGCGAGTCGCGCAACGTGCACCAGTCGGTCACGCTGCTCGAAGCCATCGACGAGTTCCGCTTCGATGCGCTGATCGGCGGCGCCCGCCGCGACGAGGAAAAGGCCCGCGCCAAGGAGCGCATCTTCTCGCACCGCGACAGCTTCGGCCAATGGCAGCCCAAGGCCCAGCGCCCCGAGCTGTGGACCCTGTTCAACACGCGCCTGGCGCCCGGCGAGCATTTCCGCGTGTTCCCGATCTCCAACTGGACCGAGCTCGACGTCTGGCAGTACATCGAGCGCGAGCGCATCGCCCTGCCCTCGATCTACTACACGCATCCGCGCGAAGTGGTGGAGCGCCGCGGCCTGCTGGTGCCCGTCACCGAGCTCACGCCGCCGCGCGATGGCGAAACCGTGGTCACGCGCGACGTGCGCTTTCGCACCGTGGGCGACATCACCTGCACCTGCCCGGTGGAAAGCCTGGCCGCCACGGCCGGCGACATCGTGATCGAGACGCTGGCCGCCGACGTCAGCGAGCGCGGCGCCACGCGCATGGACGACAAGACCTCCGACGCTTCCATGGAGAAGCGCAAAAAGGATGGGTATTTCTAG
- a CDS encoding response regulator, translating to MGQRVFVKVVGFTDVERHALNTVFRLSEPRDVAYALWQPGAPEAARLALIDGQSYEARLELESPQADPDMKLIWVGAVAPAQAWRTFERPLQWPVVVQAMDELYLPPPALDLDLDLDFAAPASPAAPAPPAATKRVLIVDPQGESRLYLRTKLASVGLLQADEAASGAEAQELLKRRAYDLVVLDLGQPDMPGWQLLKQIPSLQAVRPRIIVTGAQRSVVNQVRAWLADAQACLGKPMHPGKLQQLLQNI from the coding sequence ATGGGACAACGCGTCTTCGTCAAGGTGGTGGGGTTCACCGATGTCGAGCGGCATGCGCTCAACACGGTCTTCAGGCTGTCCGAGCCACGCGATGTGGCCTATGCGCTGTGGCAGCCCGGCGCGCCCGAAGCGGCCCGGCTGGCCCTGATCGACGGCCAGAGCTACGAGGCCCGGCTCGAACTCGAATCCCCGCAGGCCGACCCCGACATGAAGCTGATCTGGGTCGGCGCGGTGGCGCCGGCCCAGGCCTGGCGCACCTTCGAGCGGCCGCTGCAGTGGCCGGTGGTGGTGCAGGCGATGGACGAGCTGTACCTGCCGCCGCCGGCGCTCGATCTGGACCTCGATCTCGACTTCGCGGCCCCTGCAAGCCCCGCGGCGCCGGCCCCGCCGGCGGCGACCAAGCGCGTGCTGATCGTCGATCCCCAGGGCGAGAGCCGGCTGTACCTGCGGACCAAGCTCGCCTCCGTCGGGCTGCTGCAGGCCGACGAAGCGGCCAGCGGCGCCGAGGCGCAGGAGCTGCTCAAGCGGCGGGCCTACGACCTCGTGGTGCTGGACCTCGGCCAGCCCGACATGCCGGGCTGGCAACTGCTCAAGCAGATTCCGTCGCTGCAGGCGGTGCGCCCGCGCATCATCGTGACCGGGGCGCAGCGCTCCGTCGTGAACCAGGTGCGCGCCTGGCTGGCCGACGCGCAGGCCTGCCTCGGCAAGCCCATGCACCCGGGCAAGCTGCAGCAGTTGCTACAAAACATATAG
- a CDS encoding sulfate adenylyltransferase subunit 1, which produces MTIATEKIAENNQLVRTSGQNDYQSALRFITCGSVDDGKSTLIGRLLVDSKAVLQDHLAGVQRQGETDLALLTDGLSAEREQGITIDVAYRYFATESRKFIIGDAPGHEQYTRNMVTAASSADAAVVLVDATKLDWRNPALELLPQTRRHSLLAHLLRVPSIVFAINKLDAVDEPSTAFAHISAALNAFAQAAQIPVRAIVPVSALKGHNVVEARPGWCGYEGPSLLELLEQLPATPAETALPLSFPVQWVEKFSSSADTSQGRRVFWGRVATGAVQPGQTVRVLPGGQSAVVAQVLDHARTPRAIAAGHSAGLVLDREVDVSRGDWLLAHGGDAPALEARRELSATIAWLDEEPLVAGRAYWALHGHRWVKAKVRRIVHRLNINTLAEEEATELAPNAIGHVELTLQEPVAALPYAQSRALGSLILVDTATHKTSGAVLIQ; this is translated from the coding sequence ATGACGATTGCTACAGAAAAAATAGCAGAAAACAACCAGCTGGTGCGGACCTCCGGCCAAAATGACTATCAATCGGCGCTGCGCTTCATCACCTGCGGCTCGGTTGACGACGGCAAGAGCACGCTGATCGGCCGCCTGCTGGTGGACAGCAAGGCCGTGCTGCAGGACCACCTGGCCGGCGTGCAGCGCCAGGGCGAGACCGACCTCGCGCTGCTGACCGACGGCCTGTCGGCCGAGCGCGAGCAGGGCATCACGATCGACGTGGCCTACCGCTACTTCGCCACCGAATCGCGCAAGTTCATCATCGGCGATGCGCCGGGCCACGAGCAGTACACCCGCAACATGGTGACCGCCGCCTCCAGCGCCGACGCCGCCGTGGTGCTGGTGGACGCGACCAAGCTCGACTGGCGCAACCCCGCGCTGGAGCTGCTGCCGCAGACCCGCCGCCATTCGCTGCTGGCCCACCTGCTGCGCGTGCCCTCCATCGTGTTCGCCATCAACAAGCTCGACGCGGTGGACGAGCCCAGCACCGCCTTCGCCCACATCAGCGCCGCGCTGAACGCCTTCGCGCAGGCCGCGCAGATCCCGGTGCGCGCCATCGTGCCGGTTTCGGCGCTCAAGGGCCACAACGTGGTCGAGGCCCGGCCCGGCTGGTGCGGTTACGAAGGCCCGAGCCTGCTGGAGCTGCTGGAGCAGTTGCCCGCGACGCCGGCCGAGACCGCCCTGCCGCTCAGCTTTCCCGTGCAATGGGTCGAGAAGTTCTCGTCCTCCGCCGACACCTCACAGGGCCGCCGCGTGTTCTGGGGCCGCGTGGCCACCGGCGCCGTGCAGCCCGGCCAGACCGTGCGGGTGCTGCCCGGCGGCCAGAGCGCCGTGGTGGCGCAGGTGCTGGACCATGCGCGCACCCCCAGGGCCATCGCCGCCGGCCACAGCGCGGGCCTGGTGCTGGACCGCGAGGTAGACGTGTCGCGCGGCGACTGGCTGCTCGCGCACGGCGGCGATGCGCCGGCCCTCGAAGCGCGGCGCGAGCTGAGCGCCACCATCGCCTGGCTCGATGAAGAGCCTCTGGTCGCCGGCCGCGCCTACTGGGCGCTGCACGGCCACCGCTGGGTCAAGGCCAAGGTCCGCCGCATCGTGCACAGGCTCAACATCAACACGCTGGCCGAGGAGGAAGCCACCGAGCTCGCCCCCAACGCCATCGGGCATGTGGAGCTCACGCTGCAGGAGCCGGTGGCGGCCCTGCCCTACGCGCAGTCGCGCGCGCTCGGCTCGCTGATTCTGGTGGACACCGCCACGCACAAGACCTCAGGCGCGGTGCTGATTCAGTAG
- a CDS encoding NAD(P)/FAD-dependent oxidoreductase: MEPQLSQEVVDTAQAHDGPIETDAVIVGAGPVGLFQVFELGLLEIKAHVIDSLPYPGGQCIELYPDKPIYDIPAVPVCTGRELVDSLLQQIKPFGATFHLGQEVTTVQKQDDGRFAVETSKGARFLTKTLFIAAGVGAFQPRKLRVDGLDPFEGSQLFYQVRNPADFAGKHLMVVGGGDSALDWALHFATRGEDGTPKARSVTLLHRRDGFQAAPASVTRMRQLCDAHDMQFLVGQITGCETRDGRLSGVEVTGADATTRVVPLDMLLVFFGLSPKLGPIAEWGLDIERRQLKVDTEGFATSVPGIFAVGDINTYPGKKKLILSGFHECALAAFAAAPFVFPDKKIQLQYTTTSPKLHKVLGVETPVFD, encoded by the coding sequence ATGGAACCCCAGCTGAGCCAGGAAGTGGTCGATACCGCGCAAGCCCACGACGGCCCCATTGAAACCGATGCGGTGATCGTCGGGGCCGGCCCGGTCGGCCTGTTCCAGGTGTTCGAGCTGGGCCTGCTCGAAATCAAGGCCCATGTGATCGACTCGCTGCCCTACCCTGGCGGCCAGTGCATCGAGCTCTATCCCGACAAGCCGATCTACGACATTCCCGCCGTGCCGGTGTGCACCGGCCGCGAGCTCGTCGATTCGCTGCTGCAGCAGATCAAGCCCTTCGGCGCCACGTTCCACCTGGGCCAGGAAGTCACCACGGTCCAGAAGCAGGACGACGGGCGCTTCGCCGTCGAAACCTCCAAGGGCGCGCGCTTCCTGACCAAGACCCTGTTCATCGCGGCCGGTGTGGGGGCCTTCCAGCCGCGCAAGCTGCGGGTGGACGGCCTGGACCCGTTCGAGGGCTCCCAACTGTTCTACCAGGTCCGCAACCCGGCCGATTTCGCCGGCAAGCACCTGATGGTGGTCGGCGGCGGCGACTCGGCGCTCGACTGGGCGCTGCACTTCGCCACCCGGGGCGAGGACGGCACCCCGAAGGCCCGCAGCGTGACCCTGCTGCACCGCCGCGACGGCTTCCAGGCTGCGCCCGCCAGCGTGACCAGAATGAGGCAGCTGTGCGATGCGCACGACATGCAGTTCCTCGTCGGCCAGATCACCGGCTGCGAAACGCGGGACGGCCGGCTCAGCGGCGTCGAGGTCACCGGCGCCGATGCCACGACCCGCGTGGTGCCGCTGGACATGCTGCTGGTGTTCTTCGGCCTGAGCCCGAAGCTCGGCCCCATCGCCGAATGGGGCCTGGACATCGAGCGCCGCCAGTTGAAGGTGGACACCGAGGGCTTCGCCACCAGCGTGCCCGGCATCTTCGCCGTGGGCGACATCAACACCTATCCCGGCAAGAAGAAGCTGATTCTTTCGGGCTTCCATGAATGCGCGCTGGCCGCCTTCGCCGCCGCGCCCTTCGTGTTCCCCGACAAGAAGATCCAGCTGCAATACACCACCACCAGCCCCAAGCTGCACAAGGTACTGGGTGTGGAAACACCCGTGTTCGACTGA
- a CDS encoding DUF934 domain-containing protein has product MSLTLISQEQHAAAAPAGSVLPLANDADLQALVLDGVARIDLDFPKFTDGRAFSQALLLRRRLRFAGEIRAVGDVLVDQLVQMQRSGFSSAVLRADQDATHAQRLLDHYKAFYQGDVIDPQPHFLKAA; this is encoded by the coding sequence ATGAGCCTGACACTGATCTCCCAGGAACAACACGCCGCCGCCGCACCGGCGGGCAGCGTTCTCCCGCTGGCCAACGACGCCGACCTGCAGGCCCTGGTGCTCGACGGCGTGGCGCGCATCGACCTCGATTTCCCGAAATTCACCGACGGCCGGGCCTTCAGCCAGGCGCTGCTGCTGCGCCGGCGCCTGCGCTTCGCGGGCGAGATCCGGGCCGTGGGCGACGTCCTGGTCGACCAGCTCGTGCAGATGCAGCGCAGCGGCTTCAGCAGCGCGGTGCTGCGCGCCGACCAGGATGCCACCCACGCCCAGCGCCTGCTCGACCACTACAAGGCCTTCTACCAGGGCGATGTGATCGATCCGCAGCCGCATTTCCTGAAAGCCGCCTGA
- a CDS encoding ABC transporter substrate-binding protein, with protein MKSAVVGCLALAAGVAGAQGVPIRIGEINSYSAIPQFTQPYRQGWQLAVDEVNAAGGLLGRKVEVIARDDAGKPEEALRHAVELTAKEKVDVLAGGFLSNVGLALVDHAAKNKRLFVASEPLTDAIVWDKGNRYTFRLRPSTYMQAAMLVEEAAKLPARRWATIAPNYEYGQSAVASFKELLKAKRPDVEFVGEQWPANGKIEAGTTLTAIMNTRPDAIFNVTFAADLAKLVREGNQRGVFPKVPVVSMLSGEPEYLEVLKDETPKNWIVTGYPWDQIDTPAHASFAAGYYKKFNENPKVGSVVGYATMQAIFAAIRKAGSTDNEKLVAAMRGLKFPTPFGPAEFRAIDQQSTMGAYVGKLDVRGGKGTMVQWRYADGKDYLPGDAYVKARRPAEAMK; from the coding sequence ATGAAAAGTGCAGTCGTTGGATGTCTGGCCCTGGCCGCGGGTGTGGCGGGGGCGCAGGGCGTGCCGATCCGGATCGGCGAGATCAACAGCTATTCCGCCATTCCGCAGTTCACCCAGCCCTACCGGCAGGGCTGGCAGCTCGCGGTGGACGAGGTCAATGCCGCTGGCGGCCTGCTGGGCCGCAAGGTCGAAGTGATCGCGCGCGACGACGCGGGCAAGCCCGAGGAGGCGCTGCGCCACGCGGTCGAGCTCACGGCCAAGGAAAAGGTCGACGTGCTGGCCGGTGGCTTCCTCTCCAACGTGGGCCTGGCGCTGGTCGACCACGCGGCCAAGAACAAGCGCCTGTTCGTGGCCAGCGAGCCGCTGACCGACGCCATCGTCTGGGACAAGGGCAACCGCTACACCTTCCGCCTGCGCCCGAGCACCTACATGCAGGCCGCCATGCTGGTGGAAGAGGCCGCCAAGCTGCCCGCCCGCCGCTGGGCCACCATCGCGCCCAACTACGAGTACGGCCAGAGCGCCGTGGCCAGCTTCAAGGAGCTGCTCAAGGCCAAGCGGCCCGATGTGGAGTTCGTGGGCGAGCAATGGCCGGCCAACGGCAAGATCGAGGCCGGCACCACGCTGACGGCCATCATGAACACCAGGCCCGATGCGATCTTCAATGTGACCTTCGCGGCCGACCTCGCCAAGCTGGTGCGCGAAGGCAACCAGCGCGGGGTGTTCCCCAAGGTGCCGGTGGTGTCCATGCTGTCGGGCGAGCCCGAGTACCTCGAGGTGCTGAAGGACGAGACGCCGAAGAACTGGATCGTCACCGGCTACCCCTGGGACCAGATCGACACGCCCGCGCACGCCTCGTTCGCGGCCGGCTACTACAAGAAGTTCAACGAGAACCCCAAGGTCGGCTCGGTGGTGGGCTACGCCACCATGCAGGCCATCTTCGCGGCCATCAGGAAGGCCGGCAGCACCGACAACGAGAAGCTGGTGGCGGCCATGCGCGGCCTGAAATTCCCCACGCCGTTCGGCCCGGCCGAGTTCCGCGCCATCGACCAGCAGTCCACCATGGGCGCCTACGTCGGCAAGCTCGACGTGCGCGGCGGCAAGGGCACGATGGTGCAGTGGCGCTACGCCGACGGCAAGGACTACCTGCCCGGCGATGCCTACGTGAAGGCGCGCCGCCCGGCCGAGGCCATGAAGTAG